TGACAAAAAATCGAATGCTATTTGCCCGGATACGATTGGCCAGATGTTTGGGCAAGCTATAACCAATATCTACAGTTTTAAGTCGGAGATATTGACCATTACGCAGCCAAAAGGTAGACTCCCGGAAGTTATTCGGATTAGGGCCATAACTCAGGCGCGGGTATGAAGCATTCGGATCTTCCGTCGCTGGATTTCCAGAAATATCGGCTGAAATCCACCGATTATCGCCCATACTTCCTTTCATTACCTGTCCCCACTCGCCTTCGCTAAAGGCATATACAGTCTTTCCGTAGGTGAAGAAAGTAGATTTACCTGCTCCCTGAAAATGCACACTGATATCCAAATTTTTCCAGCTTGCCGACGCGCCCACACCATAGATTAGATTGGGTCTTCTGGTTGCTCCGACAGCGACCCGATCGCCATCATCGATAACGCCGTCGCCATTTACATCTTTGTATTTGATATCACCTGGTTGGTAGGTCCCAAATGTTTGTTTTGGACTATTACGGATATCATCGTAATCTTTAAAAAGCCCTAAAGCGATCAATCCAACCGCCTGATCTACACGGTAGCCTTTTCGATTTTGATAACCATACACATTATTTTCTTCATCGATTGTCGTAATTTCATTTTTACTATAGGTAATATTACTTCGCCCTGTCAGATTCACCTCGCCCAATTTTCCCTTATACTCCAACCGTCCATCGAAACCACGTGATTTAACCGCCCCCACATTTGCCCTTGGTGTACTTTCCAAGCCCACCAAGCTTGGCAAATACCTACGCTCCATATAAATTCCGGTCCGTTTTTCATCAAAGAAATCCAAGTTGGCAATAACCTTGTCCTTAAAGAGAGCTAGATCAAATCCCAGATTTTTCTTAACAGCCATCTCCCAGGTCACATATGGTGAAGCAACTTGGCTATATCGTAAGCCCGTATAATTCCGATCAACGCCATAGTCTCCCCACTTGTAAACACTAGAAATTCCAGAAATTGTGTATAAATAAGGAAAACGCTCTTGATCGTTTCCAATTTTTAGCTGATCGTTCCCCACTTTACCCCAAGAATAGCGTATCTTGAACATATTCATCCAAGGCATATTTTCTTTGACAAATGTTTCTTCTGAAACATTCCAAGCCCCTGAAAATGCCGGAAAAAATCCATACTGCTGACCGATGGCAAAGTTCTCTGAGCCATTATAACCGAAGTTAAAATCAACAAAATAACGTGATTTCCAATTGTAGGTGACTCGGCCGGCCATTCCCTGATTACGTCTCGCTATACCATTTTTTATATCGTCGCCGAGATCTACCGTTTTTACAAGAGCATCGCGTGTAAATCGAGCAACCGCTCCGATATTATGATCACCAATATTTCTATCATAATTAAACATCAGATCATAGAATTCACGTCGATCTCCCTTGGAGAAACTGTATTGATACATTTCTCTCGGATCTGATATATGCCGATAAACTATTTGACCATTTTCATCTCTTGCACGTTCGGCAAGCCATTGCTCAGGCCATTTTCGTCGCTGAATATTATTTTCATTAAAAGTGTCGTAGCCGACAATTCCCCGGAAACGAAGGCCTTTAGTAATAAAATCAAAATTTTGTTCGAGGGTAATATTGGTCTGCACTTTATTGGTCCAGTTCTCATTGAACCCTGTTTGTGTTGCTACTACCCATGGATTTGTCATATTGCCTTCACCGATCGCAGGAACCCGGCCATCAGAGTACATTATCGGAGTTCTTATGGGTGAATATCCAAATAGTACTCCCCAAAAGAAATCATCACCTAATCCGGGGCTATTCCTTTTACTGAGATCTCCAGCCACACCAACCTTAAGCAAAGTCGATTTTGTTATATCGATATCGGTATTTAGACGATAGTTCCAACGTCTAAAATTTGCATTTGTATTATAGTCCTTGCGTAAAGCTTCGTCTGTTTTATACATCCCGCCCTCATCAACATAGCTTCCTGACACAAAATAACGGGCAGTTGGTCCGCCGCCACTTAAATTTAAATTCGCACGATAGGTCATCGCTCCTTTTTTGAGCAACATATCTTTCCAGTTCACATTCGGATAAAGATCGGGGTCTAGGCCCAATCGCAAGATTTCGAGTTCTTCGGGTTGATAGACCGGAGCATTGTTTCGCGTAATACGCGCTTCATTCAGTAGGTTTGCATAAGTTACACCGTCCTCAAACTCGGGCGTAATGGTCCGCGTGTTGTAAATATTTTCATCTTTTACGTTAATGCTGATTTTTCCCTCTTTACCATGTTTGGTTGTAATTAAAATAACACCATTAGCCCCCTTAGATCCATAAATCGCCGTTACAGCGGCATCTTTGAGCACTGTAATGGTAGCAATATCTTCGATGTTGATATCATTGATATCCCGTTCAATATTGTCAACGAGGACCAAGGCAGCGGTCCCACCGCCAAAAGTTGAGATCCCACGTATCCAAAATTCAGAAATGTTTTTACCGGGTTGGCCAGATTGCATCATCGCCATCACGCCGGGTACATTTCCGGCGAGCGCATTTGTAATGCTGGATGTAGGATTTGATTTCATGGTCTCGACATCCACTGTACTGACAGCCCCTGTTAATGTCAACCTTTTTTGTGTACCAGTACCCGTTACAACAACCTCATCTAACACACTCGTTTCCGCCTCCAGCAAGGTTACGTTGATAGTCAAGTTATTTTTTACCAAAACCTCCTTTTTTTGATAGCCAACAGAGGAAAAAATAAGTGTTTTATAGCGATCGACTTTAATTTTATATCGTCCATTATTATCGGTTACCACACCCCATCCCGGAGCATCTTTTACCGACACGCTCACTCCGACCATAGGTGTCTTCTGAGCGTCGGAGACTAGCCCAATAACCTCCACGCTTTCCTGGGCCATGGTTAAGCCAATTACCGTGAGCAGTAGCGTACATAGCAGTAATAATCTTTTCATAATTCTTTTTAGTTTATTGGTTTTGGCTAGCTTGGTCCATCTCTTCTAGCGCAATCTTACGAATACGACGATTGGCTTGATCTCCAATATAAAATGCTCCTTCCGCTTCATTATAGGCAATACCTGAAGGGCGATCAAAACGTGCTTCTAGTCGCAGGTCCCCGTTTACATAACCGTAAGGATTACTATTGAGGCTAGAACTTCCCCTACCTGCAAAGGTTGTAACGCTTGCTTCAGGGGTTAAAATCCGTATCGCATGGTTCATCTGATCCGTGAAATAGAAATCATACGCATCATTCTTACCCGCATCAACATAGGCTTGATTTTTTACAAATACACCTTGATAGGGATTATTTAAGCGCGCTGAAGAGCCGACGCCATCTTGATAACCAAAAGCTCTAATTTGACCACACACGAGGTAGGGCTGTGTAAATCGTTTCTTTTCCCAGTTGTAGTTTACCCGGAGAATATAGCCTTGATTAATGACAACGATATAGGCATAGCTGCCCGTCGGATGGATGAAAATCTTGTACTCCCACTGTGGATCATGCACCACAAATAATGTCTCATAATCTTTAACACCCAGCCCTTCGCTAAAATATTTATTGAGGTCGAATCGAAAAAATTGTCCCTTTTCATAACTATTGAAATACATTTCTCCATTCACAGGATGGATTGAGGCACCATTACACTGTTTATAAGTCGTCAGCACTTCTCTATCCTGCCAGTTTCTATCACGCGATAAGCGATAAGTCGCCCGATCATTTTCACCGCCACGATCCTCTGCAATAATCATATACTTTTTATCTAACGTAAAATCAACACTACGGGGGCGGTCAAAATCCGAACGTTTTTTTGTGATGGTACTATCCTCGAAATTGACGAGGTATAAGCCATTATTGTGATCAAAGGTCATCCAGAGATGTTTGGGGTTAGCAGGATCAAACTTCATAAAAGAAGGTTCCCAAAAACCGCTGGCCATTTTATTTTCATCCGCATGCTTAAATTTTCCATCCCGCCAGGGTTCATCACCACGCGCATTTCTATAGCCTGCAAGAGTGGAGACAACCATCTTACGTTGATAATCGAACAGCCTTTCTGCTTTACCAACAATCTGTTTGTCCTGATTACCCACACGGACTTCAATATCCCCTCTAAAAGCCTGTTTAGGCACAAGGCAGTACAGAGACTCACCCAATACATTGACAACGATTGCTTGCTTTCCGCCAATAAGGACCGAAACATTCTTTGGATCGTTCCCAAAGTTTTTGCCATAGATAACAAGGCGCTGCCCAACACCTCCGGATGTCGGTACAAAATCAGACACAACTACAGGCTGAGAAGGATCAAAAGGAATTCCTTCATTTACAGCGGCAGGCTTATCCTCTTTACAACCTACAACGCTTAAACTTAGCCAGACAATAGCCCAGATTAATCGATACAATAGCCAGCTGCCGCTTGCTGCTTGTTTAGTTTTCATAAGATATTATTATTGGTTAGAATTTATTCTATAAACATTACATATCACCGCCAATGAATCCCAGAGTCATTGATCTTCTGATACATCCATTAAAATTTCGTCAGCATAAAAGCTATTTCAGGGGGTATTTTTAGGACGAACGGATTGAGGCCCGCCTCATCATCGAGCGAACGCTTAGTTTTAATTTCCACATAATTGGTTATTTTTAAATTAAGCTAAATGGTATTAGCTTTTTTAAGCTAAAAAGATTAATCAAGTCGAAATTGACTAATAAACAGTAGCTTACAAGAGTGCAAAACTCTGTTGGTAACGATTTAGTAATGGTGCTTACTGCGCTTGATTTCATTGAATTACCCCTGTAAATCAATACTACAAATTTAATGATTAATGGGCAATGTGGCTAACACTTTGTCCATTTTTTTTGTCTGCCTTTTTTTGTATTTGAAATTTCACTTCAAAAAAAAAAATTCCCACCTTGGGGGAACCTGTGGGAATGGTTTCATTATTTTTTTCAAATTTTGAATAATCAAAGATTTGATTATAAAACAAATAATGTTAACCTAAAATCGATTACGCTATGGAAATCCTATTAAGTGAAATATTATTAAAAATTCGGCATCAAGAAAATATTTTTTCTTCTCATATAATGCAGACGTCTGACGAGGCTTACCAAATGACTTTATTTCTAAATACGATGTTGCATAACATTAAAGCAGATGTTTTAAAATCAGGTTTTAAGAATGAACAACAAGAAATAGACTTTTTTAAAAACATTAAACCGCAAATTTTAGGCAAACTTATTTATTACAATAAGGTATTTCGTCTTGAAACAACTTGTCCTGCAAGCAAAGGCAAAATGTACCAAAGTTTTTACGAAAAACAGTTGAAAATTCTTAAAACCGAATACGAGGAAAACATCTGCAACGAAGATTTTTACAGATATTATCGTGCAAATAGAACAGACCGTGACCATAGCTATTTCACACTTGGAAACATAAATTATCACGATGGTTTAAAGAGCGGTGTATTTGAAATTGACCTAACTTTCTCAACCTATTATGACCACAAAATAGCCCATATAATTGCCAATGAACTAATCTATACTTATTTACTTTCCAAAATAAATCCTGAAGAAAATCCCGATGCGCTTTTACAAAATTTAGAAACCAACAAGGATATTTCGTGGACAAATTCACAAAATGCACTCATTGAACTGATATACGCTCTTTATGCTTCAAATTCCGTGGCTTACGGAAAAATTGGTATCCGAAAATTAGCTTTGATTTTTCAAGTCCTCTTCCAAAAACCCTTAAATGATATACATCACTCTTTCCACCGGATGAAAACAAGGGCTGGCTCCCGAACTGCATTTTTAGACCAACTCAAATTGTCACTCGAAGAATATATGGATAAAGACCTTTAGGTTAATTCGGGGATATTTTTATTTTAAGCAGTACTCAAAAAGTACTGTTTTTTTTGCCCATATCTGCCAATTGGTAAATTCTTCCAAAACTTCAATACTAAATATTCAAAATGCCTTAAAAACCTTGTCTGATAAAGGTTTTACTTGATTGTGAAATTTTTCAAAAAACTTCAAAAACCAATGGGCAAGCATTGGCAGACAAACACTGCCACCTTTCACAATTTTGCATAGTGAACTTTAAATGATATGCAATGAAAATAATCACAATTGAAGAAGAAGCTTGGCTAAAGTTAAATAACAGTATTAATGCCATTGCCGATTATCTGAAAAAATTGGAAGATAAAAGTTATGATGACTTGTGGCTCAATAACCACGAGGTATCTCAATACCTACGCCTAAGCGAGAAAACCTTATGGCGTATGCGTACCAAAGGCGAGATTGCCTATTCAAAAATCTACGGTCAGTATTTCTACACCATCGGTGCAATTAAAGATATGCTGAATGCAAATGCAATTGAGAGTAGTGATGAGTTTTTGCAGGAACTTATGGCAAAAGGTAAAAGCTATATCGAAAAAGGAAGAAATCTGAAATTGGGGAAACCATAAAATGTATGGCTATGAATATTGATAGAATGGAATTTTTGGCGTGGATGGAACGCCTTATTGGTCGCCTCGATATGCTGGGCGATAATATCAATGAGTTGCAAAAAAAGCGTAACAGCATAGATGGCGAGGAATTATTGGACAATCAGGATTTGCTTCAAATGCTTAAAATCAGTAATCGTTCTCTGCAGCGGTATCGTTCGAATGGGAAGTTGCCTTATTATACGATTAGTGGAAAATTGTACTATAAACTTTCCGATGTACATCAATTTATTCGTGAAAGTTTTAATCCTCCTACTAAATAAATGAACGCCAATAAATGACAAATACTGCCTTTTAATGCCATTTCCACCAATCCAGTAAATGCTTGTTTTACATTCGATAGTGAATTTTAAATTTTTCAAATTATGAGCGAAGAAACAGCAAATACGCAGGAAATGCCCGAACAACTATCGGACATATTATTAGTGCTGGATAAAGAAAAAATGAAAATCCAAGCCGTAAAAAGTATCGACGAGAAAGGGAAAATGGAAACCGTTGACCCCACCAAGAAAAATGAAAATCAGTTTATGCGTGTGGATAAGGGTGGCGATTTTTTTTCCAATTTTTTTTCCAATTTTTTCAGCCAACTAAAGAACCCTACCAATTTTTCATTCTTTAAAGTACCTGCCCCTATCGCAGTTGAAAAAGCACAGGAAATGCAAAAACAGGTAAATAAGCCAACTCCCGAAGGCGAAAAAGTGATGCAAGAACACGAAATAAAAACAGAAATAAAGCAGGATAATAAACAAGAAAATCAAAAAGATATGGCAACAACACAAACAGCAGCGGAAACTAGCGAATACCGCTACAAACCGGAACAAATTGATTGGGACACAATGAATAATCTTGGATTGAGCAAGGAATTTTTAGAAAAAAGAAATCTGTTAGAACCTTTATTAAAAGGCTTCAAGACCAACGAACTTGTGCCCATTGGCGTTAATCTCGGTGGTTCAATTCTCCGTACTGATGCCCGTCTTTCATTACAGCAAGCCGAAGATGGAAAAGTTGTTGTGGGAATTCACGGTATCAAAAAAGAACCAACCTTACATTTTGAATTTTTCGGACACAAATTTACCGATGAAGACAAAAAAAATCTACTTGCAACTGGCAATATGGGTCGTGTGGTTGATTTAAAAAACACCAAAACAGGCGAAATGATGCCATCCATCATCAGTATAGATAGGCTTACCAACGACATTATTGCCCTACGGACAGATTTCATAAAAATCCCTGATGAAATTAAAGGCGTGAAACTCAATGATGCCCAAAAACAAACATTATTGGAAGGTAAACCGCTTTATTTAGAGGGTATGATTTCAAACAAAGGAACGGAATTTTCAGCAACGGTTCAGTTTAATGCAGACAAACGTTATGTTGAGTTTTTGTTTGATAGAAGCAACACCAACAAGCAAACTCAAAGCAACGGACAGAACAATCAACAAAGCAATCAGCAGAACCAAGCACAAGAAGCTCCAAAAACTTTCCGTGGTAAGGAACTGACCGATGAGCAACATAAGGATTTTAAAAATGGTCAAACCATCTACATTGACGGATTGGTAGACAAAAAAGGACAGCCTTATCAAGGTTACATCACTTTCAATAAAGAAGATGGTAAAACAAATTTTGAATTTCCAAATCAATACAAGGAAAGAGCAAAACCTACTGAAACCCATAAAACGCAAACTGCTGTCAATTCAGAAGGGAAAACCAATGAAGCCACCAAAAAAATCAATGAGCCTTTAAAATCGGGGCAACAAAGACCGAAAAACAAGCAACAGCAGGAACAACAGGAAAAGTCTCAAGCCCCTGCAAAGTCCAAAGGCGTAAAAAGATAATTAAGTATGAAAACTATCATTGCAGAAAAACCAAGCGTAGCAAGAGAAATAGCCAGACTTGTAGGAGCATCCGATAAAAAGGAAGGTTACCTGACAGGTAATGGCTATTTTGTTACGTGGGCATTCGGTCATTTAATAGGATTGGGAATGCCAGAAGATTACGGGATTTCGGGGTTTGACAAAGCTGCTTTGCCGATACTCCCCAACCCTTTTTTGTTGACCGTCCGGAAAGTAAAAAAAGACAAAGGTTATACCGCTGATACAGGCGCATTAAAGCAACTGAAAGTTATTGAGCAGCTATTTAAGCAAAGTTGCAGCATTATCGTTGCAACCGATGCAGGGCGTGAAGGCGAACTCATTTTTAGGTACATTTATGAATACCTGAAATGTAACAAGCCCTTTGAACGCCTTTGGATAAGCTCGCTTACCGAAAAAGCCATTAAACAAGGCTTTGATAACCTTAAAGACGGGGCAGCATTTGACGGACTTTACCAGGCGGCACAAGGCAGAAGCCGTGCCGATTGGCTCGTGGGCATCAATGCTACACAGGCATTGAGCATAGCCGCAGGAAATGGTATCTATTCACTCGGAAGAGTGCAAACGCCTACATTGGTTTTGATATGCAAACGCTATCTGGAAAACAAAAATTTCTCGGTAAAGAGATATTGGCAGATACAGTTATCGCACAACAAAGAGCTGATAGATTTTAAAAGCATTTCCAAAACCAAATGGGAAGACCAAAAACTTGCCGATGATACGCTGAAAGCCATTCGGCGAAGCGAAATGGCAACGGTTACATCGGTAGAAACCAAAAGTGTAACGGAGCAACCTCCTTTATTGTTCGACCTAACCGGACTGCAAAAGGAAGCTAACAAAAAACTGAACCTTTCTGCCGAAGAAACGCTCAATATTGCCCAAAGCCTCTACGAAAAAAAGTTTATCACATATCCACGTACCGGGAGCAAGTACATACCAGA
The DNA window shown above is from Sphingobacterium thalpophilum and carries:
- a CDS encoding helix-turn-helix domain-containing protein; protein product: MKIITIEEEAWLKLNNSINAIADYLKKLEDKSYDDLWLNNHEVSQYLRLSEKTLWRMRTKGEIAYSKIYGQYFYTIGAIKDMLNANAIESSDEFLQELMAKGKSYIEKGRNLKLGKP
- a CDS encoding helix-turn-helix domain-containing protein, producing MNIDRMEFLAWMERLIGRLDMLGDNINELQKKRNSIDGEELLDNQDLLQMLKISNRSLQRYRSNGKLPYYTISGKLYYKLSDVHQFIRESFNPPTK
- a CDS encoding IPT/TIG domain-containing protein, with the protein product MKTKQAASGSWLLYRLIWAIVWLSLSVVGCKEDKPAAVNEGIPFDPSQPVVVSDFVPTSGGVGQRLVIYGKNFGNDPKNVSVLIGGKQAIVVNVLGESLYCLVPKQAFRGDIEVRVGNQDKQIVGKAERLFDYQRKMVVSTLAGYRNARGDEPWRDGKFKHADENKMASGFWEPSFMKFDPANPKHLWMTFDHNNGLYLVNFEDSTITKKRSDFDRPRSVDFTLDKKYMIIAEDRGGENDRATYRLSRDRNWQDREVLTTYKQCNGASIHPVNGEMYFNSYEKGQFFRFDLNKYFSEGLGVKDYETLFVVHDPQWEYKIFIHPTGSYAYIVVINQGYILRVNYNWEKKRFTQPYLVCGQIRAFGYQDGVGSSARLNNPYQGVFVKNQAYVDAGKNDAYDFYFTDQMNHAIRILTPEASVTTFAGRGSSSLNSNPYGYVNGDLRLEARFDRPSGIAYNEAEGAFYIGDQANRRIRKIALEEMDQASQNQ
- a CDS encoding RteC domain-containing protein → MEILLSEILLKIRHQENIFSSHIMQTSDEAYQMTLFLNTMLHNIKADVLKSGFKNEQQEIDFFKNIKPQILGKLIYYNKVFRLETTCPASKGKMYQSFYEKQLKILKTEYEENICNEDFYRYYRANRTDRDHSYFTLGNINYHDGLKSGVFEIDLTFSTYYDHKIAHIIANELIYTYLLSKINPEENPDALLQNLETNKDISWTNSQNALIELIYALYASNSVAYGKIGIRKLALIFQVLFQKPLNDIHHSFHRMKTRAGSRTAFLDQLKLSLEEYMDKDL
- a CDS encoding TonB-dependent receptor, with the translated sequence MKRLLLLCTLLLTVIGLTMAQESVEVIGLVSDAQKTPMVGVSVSVKDAPGWGVVTDNNGRYKIKVDRYKTLIFSSVGYQKKEVLVKNNLTINVTLLEAETSVLDEVVVTGTGTQKRLTLTGAVSTVDVETMKSNPTSSITNALAGNVPGVMAMMQSGQPGKNISEFWIRGISTFGGGTAALVLVDNIERDINDINIEDIATITVLKDAAVTAIYGSKGANGVILITTKHGKEGKISINVKDENIYNTRTITPEFEDGVTYANLLNEARITRNNAPVYQPEELEILRLGLDPDLYPNVNWKDMLLKKGAMTYRANLNLSGGGPTARYFVSGSYVDEGGMYKTDEALRKDYNTNANFRRWNYRLNTDIDITKSTLLKVGVAGDLSKRNSPGLGDDFFWGVLFGYSPIRTPIMYSDGRVPAIGEGNMTNPWVVATQTGFNENWTNKVQTNITLEQNFDFITKGLRFRGIVGYDTFNENNIQRRKWPEQWLAERARDENGQIVYRHISDPREMYQYSFSKGDRREFYDLMFNYDRNIGDHNIGAVARFTRDALVKTVDLGDDIKNGIARRNQGMAGRVTYNWKSRYFVDFNFGYNGSENFAIGQQYGFFPAFSGAWNVSEETFVKENMPWMNMFKIRYSWGKVGNDQLKIGNDQERFPYLYTISGISSVYKWGDYGVDRNYTGLRYSQVASPYVTWEMAVKKNLGFDLALFKDKVIANLDFFDEKRTGIYMERRYLPSLVGLESTPRANVGAVKSRGFDGRLEYKGKLGEVNLTGRSNITYSKNEITTIDEENNVYGYQNRKGYRVDQAVGLIALGLFKDYDDIRNSPKQTFGTYQPGDIKYKDVNGDGVIDDGDRVAVGATRRPNLIYGVGASASWKNLDISVHFQGAGKSTFFTYGKTVYAFSEGEWGQVMKGSMGDNRWISADISGNPATEDPNASYPRLSYGPNPNNFRESTFWLRNGQYLRLKTVDIGYSLPKHLANRIRANSIRFFVIGSNLLTWSTFKLWDPELASPRGEDYPLPKSFTFGVNVNL
- a CDS encoding DUF3945 domain-containing protein, which codes for MSEETANTQEMPEQLSDILLVLDKEKMKIQAVKSIDEKGKMETVDPTKKNENQFMRVDKGGDFFSNFFSNFFSQLKNPTNFSFFKVPAPIAVEKAQEMQKQVNKPTPEGEKVMQEHEIKTEIKQDNKQENQKDMATTQTAAETSEYRYKPEQIDWDTMNNLGLSKEFLEKRNLLEPLLKGFKTNELVPIGVNLGGSILRTDARLSLQQAEDGKVVVGIHGIKKEPTLHFEFFGHKFTDEDKKNLLATGNMGRVVDLKNTKTGEMMPSIISIDRLTNDIIALRTDFIKIPDEIKGVKLNDAQKQTLLEGKPLYLEGMISNKGTEFSATVQFNADKRYVEFLFDRSNTNKQTQSNGQNNQQSNQQNQAQEAPKTFRGKELTDEQHKDFKNGQTIYIDGLVDKKGQPYQGYITFNKEDGKTNFEFPNQYKERAKPTETHKTQTAVNSEGKTNEATKKINEPLKSGQQRPKNKQQQEQQEKSQAPAKSKGVKR